In Oncorhynchus mykiss isolate Arlee chromosome 1, USDA_OmykA_1.1, whole genome shotgun sequence, the following proteins share a genomic window:
- the LOC110530670 gene encoding WASH complex subunit 2C isoform X2 gives MFEFPSSDYLVNAAVDKPQKNMCARTSQNVEIINRTVLTGKPKSKQESTTLSKRMSGLPVGMANVPSKSNHTGKDGQVWERLWTLEEMRQTSANWSLAADSGLFLFLQDFSQRMLSKTHEIEKQLDGLIRDTKATDCCMHTVFNHFLMLSNTQFIENRVYDEEVEEEAVPKPEALERLPEQKTREQKEAQLIPKVQEAVNYGLMVLDSAFEQLDVKAGNSDSEDEEATDRVEPILEPKDLYVDRPLPYLIGSQLFMGQEDVGLGDLSSEEMSVDSDRDTVIVSEDGKDANQSDDDFDQDEEGPGTIKNKKLSMLSDEDEEGDSDIFGESDEDDDDRKSLCHIQNPRPSSFADELAARIKGEPISKPEGDRTSDEDDSEELFGPPKMEDEDFSPFGGKGGLFSGGRGLFDEGDLFSDPPKQPVAEEKITELVKPATKIPSGAVPIFPENSLFGTPNDSDSVEGRENGSLVKPIKTRTSAPRKTALGGLFDDEEDHFFTGESLNKSNSAGQEEPKQKTTVDLFGGGDEDGDIFSEMEEEEQIGPTIPKSQSKPEPTLQSKALLSIFVDEEDEDLFVSAKKSKSSQTEDATPQVKKPVSSALFSDDADHWMSSKHSAGKTGGMKSSDSNPYRLRSVKADPFDSLFDEYDDDLFAATKELSPKKPQRASLLFEDETEDGEDKGSLFVFTPAINNSSTLADPKAAAVASPALSRVHTDKPEVTASPPPVEKRRAEERAATGPEVQPLSSLLECSESKKKPVGAVSLFGGINVLGDRLGAAKQTKSPLDETDGDDFLSEGPPPMEKESKMKKNTVSLFDDEEGADWTVPISIPSKPATINTLKPAEERPHTKSSTGVFQDEELLFSHTQQRDNHPDVDIFATPDKFVKVSAKPSKPGKDEPSLKPSVTEPVTGSETNLVINPVALLPGLSPSPAWTQSPSDGGLSFDRPVPVAVLQCANKVGQGSEGRAKGSIRRRPQTRAARQMSAQSSVDQKNQGEDPAGHSPTLPHPTQPSLALLNLTLPRPSLPNQAPTTGLPSFLPASLPSQPPLTDVSVRPSVLTLPVSNTPLKRDFSMGSKVKVLPSPDEADLFGSVPALAPVPKLATKTTEGELTPKKEKEATPPSLFDDPMGDLFQKVKPRSAKASSFLEEDEEGIFVLGKSSTPTTKITAGRKVTKAGSNSTPKQNLLVIIDEAETTPKAHKDKSLDTSLFDDKVDIFADLTATSKPKEKFKKAETKSIFHDDMDDVFSPSTVKPMAKQPPSKFRKSPPSQDTSAADGLGNIFDDPLDALGGN, from the exons ATGttcgagtttcctagttccgactaccTCGTGAACGCGGCAGTAGACAAGCCTCAAAAAAATATGTGTGCTCGAACGTCACAAAATGTCGAAATAATAAATCGTACTGTTTTGACGGGAAAGCCAAAGTCCAAACAGGAATCAACCACGCTGTCGAAAAGA ATGAGCGGGTTGCCGGTTGGCATGGCAAATGTCCCCAGCAAGAGCAATCACACAGGGAAGGATGGCCAGGTGTGGGAGAGACTCTGGACCTTGGAAGAGATGCGACAGACCAGCGCCAACTGGTCCCTGGCTGCAGACTCAGGA CTCTTCCTGTTCCTGCAAGACTTCTCCCAGAGGATGCTGTCAAAGACTCATGAGATAGAGAAGCAGCTGGATGGACTGATCAGAGACACCAAGGCCACAGACTGTTGCATGCACACCGTATTCAACCATTTCCTCATGCTCTCCAACACACAATTCATTGAAAAC AGAGTGTatgatgaggaggtggaggaggaggcggTGCCAAAGCCTGAGGCCTTGGAGAGACTGCCTGAGCAG AAGACTCGTGAGCAGAAGGAAGCCCAGCTGATTCCTAAGGTCCAGGAAGCAGTGAACTACGGTCTGATGGTGCTGGACTCTGCATTTGAGCAGCTAGACGTAAAGGCAGGAAACTCTGACTCGGAGGACGAGGAGGCCACAGACAGAGTGGAGCCCATACTGGAGCCCAAG GACCTGTATGTGGACAGGCCTTTACCATATCTGATTGGCTCTCAGCTCTTTATGGGGCAAGAAGACGTTGGACTGGGAGACCTCTCCAGTGAAG AAATGTCAGTCGACAGTGATCGCGACACCGTCATTGTGAGCGAAGATGGCAAAGATGCTAAC CAATCAGACGATGACTTCGACCAGGATGAGGAGGGGCCAGGCACCATTAAGAATAAG AAGTTGTCTATGTTGAGTGATGAGGACGAGGAGGGAGATTCAGACATATTCGGAGAATCAGACGAAGATGATGATGACAGAAAG TCTTTGTGTCACATTCAGAACCCAAGACCATCATCCTTTGCTGATGAGCTGGCCGCCAGAATCAAAGGGGAACCTATCAGCAAGCCAGAGGGAGATCGCACAT CTGATGAAGATGACAGCGAGGAGTTATTCGGGCCACCCAAGATGGAGGACGAGGACTTCTCTccgtttggaggaaaagggggccTCTTCAGTGGAGGGAGAGGACTGTTTGATGAG GGGGATCTGTTCTCTGATCCACCTAAACAGCCTGTAGCAGAGGAGAAGATCACAG AACTTGTCAAGCCTGCTACGAAGATTCCTTCAGGGGCTGTTCCAATTTTCCCAG AGAACAGCCTGTTTGGCACTCCTAATGACTCTGACTCAGTGGAGGGTAGAGAGAACGGCAGTCTAGTCAAACCCATCAAGACTCGGACATCAGCCCCTAGAAAGACCGCTTTAGGGGGGCTGTTTGACGATGAGGAGGATCACTTCTTCACCGGCGAAAGCCTTAATAAATCCAACTCAG CTGGACAGGAGGAACCCAAGCAGAAGACGACAGTGGATCTGTTTGGAGGAGGTGATGAGGATGGTGACATCTTCagtgagatggaggaggaagaacag ATAGGTCCAACCATCCCTAAGAGTCAGTCCAAGCCGGAACCGACACTTCAGAGCAAAGCTCTTCTGTCCATATTTGTTGACGAGGAGGATGAG GATCTGTTTGTGTCTGCGAAGAAGTCTAAATCAAGCCAAACTGAAGATGCCACACCACAAGTCAAGAAACCTGTCTCTAGTGCCCTCTTCAGTGATGACGCG GACCATTGGATGAGCTCCAAGCATAGTGCAGGAAAGACTGGAGGGATGAAGTCCAGTGATAGCAACCCTTATCGTCTACGCAGTGTCAAAGCAGATCCTTTCGACAGCCTGTTCGATGAGTATGATGACGATCTCTTTGCTGCTACCAAGGAGTTGAG TCCGAAGAAGCCACAGAGAGCGTCTCTCCTGTTTGAAGATGAGACTGAGGATGGTGAAGATAAGGGATCCCTCTTCGTCTTCACACCAGCCATCAACAACAGCTCTACTCTAGCTGACCCTAAA GCTGCTGCTGTGGCCTCCCCAGCCCTCTCACGGGTCCACACAGACAAACCTGAGGTGACGGCATCACCTCCCCCAGTGGAGAAGAGGCGTGCAGAGGAGAGGGCAGCGACGGGTCCTGAGGTACAGCCCCTGTCCTCTCTATTAGAGTGCAGTGAGAGTAAGAAGAAGCCAGTAGGGGCCGTCAGTCTGTTTGGAGGGATCAACGTGCTGGGAGACCGACTGGGAGCAGCCAAG CAGACTAAGAGCCCATTGGACGAGACGGATGGTGATGACTTCCTGTCTGAGGGCCCGCCCCCCATGGAAAAGGAGTCCAAAATGAAGAAGAACACCGTCAGTCTGTTTGATGATGAGGAGGGTGCTGACTGGACTGTCCCCATCTCCATACCTAGCAAACCAGCTACCATAAACACACTAAAG CCTGCAGAGGAGCGTCCTCATACCAAGAGCAGTACCGGGGTGTTCCAGGATGAGGAACTGCTCTTCAGTCACACTCAGCAGAGAGACAACCACCCTGACGTTGACATCTTCGCCACGCCTGACAAGTTTGTG AAAGTATCGGCGAAGCCCAGTAAACCCGGTAAAGACGAGCCATCCCTAAAACCTTCTGTCACAGAACCAGTCACAGGGAGTGAG ACCAACCTGGTGATCAACCCTGTTGCCCTCCTACCAGGCCTCAGCCCCAGTCCAGCATGGACCCAGTCCCCCAGCGACGGAGGGCTTAGCTTCGACCGCCCTGTACCGGTGGCTGTGCTACAGTGTGCCAACAAGGTTGGtcaagggtcagag GGTCGAGCTAAAGGCTCCATCCGCCGCAGGCCCCAGACCAGGGCAGCACGGCAGATGTCAGCACAGAGCTCCGTGGACCAGAAAAACCAGGGAGAGGACCCGGCCGGACACAGCCCAACCCTACCTCATCCAACCCAGCCTAGTTTGGCACTACTTAACTTAACCCTGCCCCGGCCTAGTCTACCCAACCAAGCCCCAACCACTGGCTTACCCTCCTTCTTACCTGCCTCCTTACCCTCCCAACCCCCGCTCACTGATGTCTCTGTCAGACCATCAGTTCTAACACTACCAGTGTCCAACACCCCTCTAAAGAGAGACTTTTCTATGGGAAGCAAGGTGAAGGTGCTGCCCTCTCCCGACGAGGCTGACCTGTTTGGGTCTGTCCCTGCCCTAGCCCCAGTCCCCAAACTCGCCACAAAGACTACGGAGGGTGAGTTGACGccgaagaaagagaaagaagcgACCCCTCCGTCCCTTTTTGACGACCCCATGGGTGACTTGTTCCAGAAGGTCAAACCGAGGTCGGCGAAGGCCTCTTCCTTcctggaggaggatgaagagggtaTCTTTGTGCTGGGAAAGAGCTCTACTCCCACTACTAAAATTACTGCTGGAAGGAAAGTCACTAAGGCAGGAAGCAACTCTACTCCCAAACAGAACCTCTTGGTCATTATT GATGAAGCGGAGACGACCCCCAAAGCTCACAAAGACAAATCTCTGGATACCAGCCTGTTTGACGACAAAGTTGACATCTTTGCTGATTTGACGGCCACTTCAAAACCAAAAGAGAAGTTCAAGAAGGCGGAGACTAAGTCCATATTTCATGATGATATGG ATGACGTCTTCTCTCCCAGCACTGTGAAGCCAATGGCCAAGCAGCCTCCATCCAAGTTCAGGAAAAGCCCTCCCTCCCAGGACACCAGTGCAGCGGATGGCTTGGGCAACATCTTCGACGACCCTCTCGATGCTCTGGGTGGGAACTGA
- the LOC110530670 gene encoding WASH complex subunit 2C isoform X4: MFEFPSSDYLVNAAVDKPQKNMCARTSQNVEIINRTVLTGKPKSKQESTTLSKRMSGLPVGMANVPSKSNHTGKDGQVWERLWTLEEMRQTSANWSLAADSGLFLFLQDFSQRMLSKTHEIEKQLDGLIRDTKATDCCMHTVFNHFLMLSNTQFIENRVYDEEVEEEAVPKPEALERLPEQKTREQKEAQLIPKVQEAVNYGLMVLDSAFEQLDVKAGNSDSEDEEATDRVEPILEPKDLYVDRPLPYLIGSQLFMGQEDVGLGDLSSEEMSVDSDRDTVIVSEDGKDANQSDDDFDQDEEGPGTIKNKKLSMLSDEDEEGDSDIFGESDEDDDDRKSLCHIQNPRPSSFADELAARIKGEPISKPEGDRTSDEDDSEELFGPPKMEDEDFSPFGGKGGLFSGGRGLFDEGDLFSDPPKQPVAEEKITELVKPATKIPSGAVPIFPENSLFGTPNDSDSVEGRENGSLVKPIKTRTSAPRKTALGGLFDDEEDHFFTGESLNKSNSAGQEEPKQKTTVDLFGGGDEDGDIFSEMEEEEQIGPTIPKSQSKPEPTLQSKALLSIFVDEEDEDLFVSAKKSKSSQTEDATPQVKKPVSSALFSDDADHWMSSKHSAGKTGGMKSSDSNPYRLRSVKADPFDSLFDEYDDDLFAATKELSPKKPQRASLLFEDETEDGEDKGSLFVFTPAINNSSTLADPKAAAVASPALSRVHTDKPEVTASPPPVEKRRAEERAATGPEVQPLSSLLECSESKKKPVGAVSLFGGINVLGDRLGAAKTKSPLDETDGDDFLSEGPPPMEKESKMKKNTVSLFDDEEGADWTVPISIPSKPATINTLKPAEERPHTKSSTGVFQDEELLFSHTQQRDNHPDVDIFATPDKFVKVSAKPSKPGKDEPSLKPSVTEPVTGSETNLVINPVALLPGLSPSPAWTQSPSDGGLSFDRPVPVAVLQCANKGRAKGSIRRRPQTRAARQMSAQSSVDQKNQGEDPAGHSPTLPHPTQPSLALLNLTLPRPSLPNQAPTTGLPSFLPASLPSQPPLTDVSVRPSVLTLPVSNTPLKRDFSMGSKVKVLPSPDEADLFGSVPALAPVPKLATKTTEGELTPKKEKEATPPSLFDDPMGDLFQKVKPRSAKASSFLEEDEEGIFVLGKSSTPTTKITAGRKVTKAGSNSTPKQNLLVIIDEAETTPKAHKDKSLDTSLFDDKVDIFADLTATSKPKEKFKKAETKSIFHDDMDDVFSPSTVKPMAKQPPSKFRKSPPSQDTSAADGLGNIFDDPLDALGGN, translated from the exons ATGttcgagtttcctagttccgactaccTCGTGAACGCGGCAGTAGACAAGCCTCAAAAAAATATGTGTGCTCGAACGTCACAAAATGTCGAAATAATAAATCGTACTGTTTTGACGGGAAAGCCAAAGTCCAAACAGGAATCAACCACGCTGTCGAAAAGA ATGAGCGGGTTGCCGGTTGGCATGGCAAATGTCCCCAGCAAGAGCAATCACACAGGGAAGGATGGCCAGGTGTGGGAGAGACTCTGGACCTTGGAAGAGATGCGACAGACCAGCGCCAACTGGTCCCTGGCTGCAGACTCAGGA CTCTTCCTGTTCCTGCAAGACTTCTCCCAGAGGATGCTGTCAAAGACTCATGAGATAGAGAAGCAGCTGGATGGACTGATCAGAGACACCAAGGCCACAGACTGTTGCATGCACACCGTATTCAACCATTTCCTCATGCTCTCCAACACACAATTCATTGAAAAC AGAGTGTatgatgaggaggtggaggaggaggcggTGCCAAAGCCTGAGGCCTTGGAGAGACTGCCTGAGCAG AAGACTCGTGAGCAGAAGGAAGCCCAGCTGATTCCTAAGGTCCAGGAAGCAGTGAACTACGGTCTGATGGTGCTGGACTCTGCATTTGAGCAGCTAGACGTAAAGGCAGGAAACTCTGACTCGGAGGACGAGGAGGCCACAGACAGAGTGGAGCCCATACTGGAGCCCAAG GACCTGTATGTGGACAGGCCTTTACCATATCTGATTGGCTCTCAGCTCTTTATGGGGCAAGAAGACGTTGGACTGGGAGACCTCTCCAGTGAAG AAATGTCAGTCGACAGTGATCGCGACACCGTCATTGTGAGCGAAGATGGCAAAGATGCTAAC CAATCAGACGATGACTTCGACCAGGATGAGGAGGGGCCAGGCACCATTAAGAATAAG AAGTTGTCTATGTTGAGTGATGAGGACGAGGAGGGAGATTCAGACATATTCGGAGAATCAGACGAAGATGATGATGACAGAAAG TCTTTGTGTCACATTCAGAACCCAAGACCATCATCCTTTGCTGATGAGCTGGCCGCCAGAATCAAAGGGGAACCTATCAGCAAGCCAGAGGGAGATCGCACAT CTGATGAAGATGACAGCGAGGAGTTATTCGGGCCACCCAAGATGGAGGACGAGGACTTCTCTccgtttggaggaaaagggggccTCTTCAGTGGAGGGAGAGGACTGTTTGATGAG GGGGATCTGTTCTCTGATCCACCTAAACAGCCTGTAGCAGAGGAGAAGATCACAG AACTTGTCAAGCCTGCTACGAAGATTCCTTCAGGGGCTGTTCCAATTTTCCCAG AGAACAGCCTGTTTGGCACTCCTAATGACTCTGACTCAGTGGAGGGTAGAGAGAACGGCAGTCTAGTCAAACCCATCAAGACTCGGACATCAGCCCCTAGAAAGACCGCTTTAGGGGGGCTGTTTGACGATGAGGAGGATCACTTCTTCACCGGCGAAAGCCTTAATAAATCCAACTCAG CTGGACAGGAGGAACCCAAGCAGAAGACGACAGTGGATCTGTTTGGAGGAGGTGATGAGGATGGTGACATCTTCagtgagatggaggaggaagaacag ATAGGTCCAACCATCCCTAAGAGTCAGTCCAAGCCGGAACCGACACTTCAGAGCAAAGCTCTTCTGTCCATATTTGTTGACGAGGAGGATGAG GATCTGTTTGTGTCTGCGAAGAAGTCTAAATCAAGCCAAACTGAAGATGCCACACCACAAGTCAAGAAACCTGTCTCTAGTGCCCTCTTCAGTGATGACGCG GACCATTGGATGAGCTCCAAGCATAGTGCAGGAAAGACTGGAGGGATGAAGTCCAGTGATAGCAACCCTTATCGTCTACGCAGTGTCAAAGCAGATCCTTTCGACAGCCTGTTCGATGAGTATGATGACGATCTCTTTGCTGCTACCAAGGAGTTGAG TCCGAAGAAGCCACAGAGAGCGTCTCTCCTGTTTGAAGATGAGACTGAGGATGGTGAAGATAAGGGATCCCTCTTCGTCTTCACACCAGCCATCAACAACAGCTCTACTCTAGCTGACCCTAAA GCTGCTGCTGTGGCCTCCCCAGCCCTCTCACGGGTCCACACAGACAAACCTGAGGTGACGGCATCACCTCCCCCAGTGGAGAAGAGGCGTGCAGAGGAGAGGGCAGCGACGGGTCCTGAGGTACAGCCCCTGTCCTCTCTATTAGAGTGCAGTGAGAGTAAGAAGAAGCCAGTAGGGGCCGTCAGTCTGTTTGGAGGGATCAACGTGCTGGGAGACCGACTGGGAGCAGCCAAG ACTAAGAGCCCATTGGACGAGACGGATGGTGATGACTTCCTGTCTGAGGGCCCGCCCCCCATGGAAAAGGAGTCCAAAATGAAGAAGAACACCGTCAGTCTGTTTGATGATGAGGAGGGTGCTGACTGGACTGTCCCCATCTCCATACCTAGCAAACCAGCTACCATAAACACACTAAAG CCTGCAGAGGAGCGTCCTCATACCAAGAGCAGTACCGGGGTGTTCCAGGATGAGGAACTGCTCTTCAGTCACACTCAGCAGAGAGACAACCACCCTGACGTTGACATCTTCGCCACGCCTGACAAGTTTGTG AAAGTATCGGCGAAGCCCAGTAAACCCGGTAAAGACGAGCCATCCCTAAAACCTTCTGTCACAGAACCAGTCACAGGGAGTGAG ACCAACCTGGTGATCAACCCTGTTGCCCTCCTACCAGGCCTCAGCCCCAGTCCAGCATGGACCCAGTCCCCCAGCGACGGAGGGCTTAGCTTCGACCGCCCTGTACCGGTGGCTGTGCTACAGTGTGCCAACAAG GGTCGAGCTAAAGGCTCCATCCGCCGCAGGCCCCAGACCAGGGCAGCACGGCAGATGTCAGCACAGAGCTCCGTGGACCAGAAAAACCAGGGAGAGGACCCGGCCGGACACAGCCCAACCCTACCTCATCCAACCCAGCCTAGTTTGGCACTACTTAACTTAACCCTGCCCCGGCCTAGTCTACCCAACCAAGCCCCAACCACTGGCTTACCCTCCTTCTTACCTGCCTCCTTACCCTCCCAACCCCCGCTCACTGATGTCTCTGTCAGACCATCAGTTCTAACACTACCAGTGTCCAACACCCCTCTAAAGAGAGACTTTTCTATGGGAAGCAAGGTGAAGGTGCTGCCCTCTCCCGACGAGGCTGACCTGTTTGGGTCTGTCCCTGCCCTAGCCCCAGTCCCCAAACTCGCCACAAAGACTACGGAGGGTGAGTTGACGccgaagaaagagaaagaagcgACCCCTCCGTCCCTTTTTGACGACCCCATGGGTGACTTGTTCCAGAAGGTCAAACCGAGGTCGGCGAAGGCCTCTTCCTTcctggaggaggatgaagagggtaTCTTTGTGCTGGGAAAGAGCTCTACTCCCACTACTAAAATTACTGCTGGAAGGAAAGTCACTAAGGCAGGAAGCAACTCTACTCCCAAACAGAACCTCTTGGTCATTATT GATGAAGCGGAGACGACCCCCAAAGCTCACAAAGACAAATCTCTGGATACCAGCCTGTTTGACGACAAAGTTGACATCTTTGCTGATTTGACGGCCACTTCAAAACCAAAAGAGAAGTTCAAGAAGGCGGAGACTAAGTCCATATTTCATGATGATATGG ATGACGTCTTCTCTCCCAGCACTGTGAAGCCAATGGCCAAGCAGCCTCCATCCAAGTTCAGGAAAAGCCCTCCCTCCCAGGACACCAGTGCAGCGGATGGCTTGGGCAACATCTTCGACGACCCTCTCGATGCTCTGGGTGGGAACTGA